The following are encoded together in the Lactuca sativa cultivar Salinas chromosome 1, Lsat_Salinas_v11, whole genome shotgun sequence genome:
- the LOC111891327 gene encoding uncharacterized protein LOC111891327 has product MTMLICSLPWPFSIALTIPASRKILQHRYKELHRLTSNHQEINFSNKRLIRHVKKYWMMAETGNPQFAIACSPVSSAFGVICLCLACSLFFLFVQGGWISFTYDHSRSGYYEKSEYKWSMKFIIIMQTVGTIVGSIAPILRCLTSISHFDLSKKWTKNHLNVFRVEKYWTQILHLWKRNHVGLGIPGRHSKKLLHNFKNMILNFCIALQIMIVVICKTICLIPRSFLILFSCCCYFCKSLLKRFRQEPNASNTNVIADTEEYTGYVLQTEAEAKLSKKILRKSFNSITRILQESEEKEPMNLLKLLKKSTGFNGVLEFDNDQVPPLHPEEIQNCWSLVAVTLTAIALSLPNIENGQAKRLLASMNEGIEFVRHIEESLNTNGELVKARKAARHVWTDVEVYCTWLQIDLQKKACKGETSQKILEWLGDEAVNTVIQVKRSKDGSPDHSLRNFIAANSMYRISQTILLHCNQQQNWPTDEELFEFISTIIADLLCACFTNLPRVITLRCHADAIEKREESIRTAAVLLGKSKKIMELLEARKLPNLDMNSMAYIDKWHALPKSLISTCYFSYACRIHPASLSSCESIEITIV; this is encoded by the coding sequence ATGACTATGTTAATATGTTCCCTTCCATGGCCCTTTTCGATAGCTTTGACAATTCCAGCATCTAGAAAAATCTTACAACACCGCTACAAGGAGTTGCACAGATTGACTTCAAATCATCAAGAGATAAACTTCTCCAACAAGCGACTCATTCGGCATGTTAAAAAGTATTGGATGATGGCAGAGACTGGTAACCCCCAATTTGCAATTGCTTGTTCACCAGTTTCTTCTGCTTTTGGGGTTATATGCTTATGCCTTGCTTGcagtttgttttttttattcgTGCAAGGTGGATGGATTTCCTTTACATATGATCACAGCAGGTCTGGCTATTATGAGAAATCAGAATACAAGTGGTCAATGAAATTTATTATTATCATGCAAACAGTTGGGACAATAGTAGGCAGTATCGCACCTATTTTAAGATGTTTGACTTCCATCAGTCATTTCGACCTATCCAAGAAATGGACCAAGAACCATCTAAACGTGTTCAGAGTTGAGAAATATTGGACCCAAATACTTCATCTTTGGAAACGCAATCATGTGGGTTTAGGTATCCCAGGTCGTCATTCCAAGAAGCTTCTCCACAACTTCAAAAACATGATTTTGAACTTTTGTATAGCGCTTCAGATAATGATTGTGGTTATATGTAAAACGATATGTCTTATTCCCAGATCTTTTCTGATCCTATTCTCTTGTTGTTGCTATTTCTGCAAGTCATTGTTGAAAAGGTTTAGACAAGAACCAAATGCATCTAATACCAATGTGATAGCAGATACGGAAGAATATACTGGTTATGTCCTACAAACTGAAGCGGAGGCCAAGCTTTCAAAGAAAATATTAAGAAAGTCCTTCAACTCTATAACTCGAATTCTTCAAGAGTCTGAAGAGAAAGAGCCAATGAATCTGCTGAAGCTTCTCAAGAAATCTACAGGATTCAATGGAGTATTAGAGTTCGACAATGACCAAGTCCCACCTTTACATCCAGAAGAAATCCAGAACTGCTGGAGCCTTGTAGCAGTAACATTAACAGCCATTGCCCTTTCCCTTCCCAACATTGAAAACGGCCAAGCCAAGAGGTTACTTGCCAGTATGAATGAAGGCATCGAATTTGTAAGACATATTGAAGAAAGCCTCAatacaaatggtgaattggtaAAGGCAAGAAAAGCAGCTAGACATGTGTGGACGGATGTTGAAGTATACTGCACGTGGCTACAAATTGATCTACAAAAGAAGGCTTGCAAAGGAGAAACGTCACAGAAAATTCTTGAATGGTTGGGTGATGAAGCAGTAAATACTGTGATACAGGTCAAGAGAAGCAAAGATGGAAGTCCGGATCATTCACTTCGTAACTTCATTGCTGCAAATTCAATGTACAGAATCAGTCAAACCATACTGCTTCACTGCAACCAGCAACAAAATTGGCCAACAGATGAGGAACTTTTTGAATTTATATCAACCATAATCGCAGATCTGTTGTGCGCTTGCTTTACCAACTTACCTCGTGTCATAACTCTAAGGTGCCATGCGGATGCAATAGAGAAAAGGGAAGAGAGCATCCGAACAGCAGCCGTGCTACTTGGTAAATCAAAAAAGATCATGGAGCTCTTAGAAGCGCGCAAACTCCCTAACTTAGATATGAACTCGATGGCGTACATTGATAAGTGGCACGCATTACCAAAAAGTCTGATATCCACTTGTTATTTTTCTTATGCTTGCAGGATTCATCCAGCTTCTTTAAGTTCTTGTGAATCGATTGAGATAACTATTGTGTAA